One Rhizoctonia solani chromosome 2, complete sequence DNA segment encodes these proteins:
- a CDS encoding FAM203 family protein: MESQLKELLGFLHDRNPQVRNIALENLLPQTPKEAPYRRIFLEQISSGGLAPAKEPESIRDLKLLCRDQAAIAHNAFRALVNLSDSALIVPFLGEPKFLEFLVAYIINPGSLLADLATMVLSNMTVNPNVIQTLLSLKIQLENGHPIASRSSTAPVAPSTGSTQIREESAILLLVDAFVDAATVPGGSKEERKRKGDLHFLASVFANITVAPAGRLALLTLHPGSSEFALAKLLSFTEHPDTIRRGGVASTLKNCAFHAPAHMAMLKPDDEMVTVPPSNEAGKGMNLLSFLLLPLAGPEEFDLEDMDKLPASIQFLPDTKKREPDRFIRLTHIETLLLLCTTRPAREFLRVNGVYEVVQKMHETEQDTSVMEHIERLVNLLKRDEGPDTAFEEVPVEDIDTRKDSSDAVKDSNDDDEIVEI, translated from the exons ATGGAATCTCAGCTGAAAGAA CTACTTGGGTTTCTTCATGATAGAAATCCACAAGTCAGGAACATTGCTCTGGAAAATCTCCTTCCACAGACTCCCAAAGAGGCCCCGTATCGTCGGATATTCTTAGAGCAAATAAGCAGTGGTGGACTGGCTCCCGCCAAAGAACCCGAATCAATCAGAGACCTGAAGCTCTTGTGCCGTGACCAGGCT GCTATTGCTCACAATGCCTTCCGTGCACTTGTCAACCTATCTGATTCAGCACTCATTGTGCCATTCCTAGGGGAACCAAAATTTTTAGAGTTCCTTGTAGCATACATTATA AATCCAGGTTCTTTGCTTGCAGATTTGGCGACCATGGTCCTATCGAACATGACGGTCAACCCCAATGTCATACAAACACTCTTATCACTGAAAATCCAATTAGAAAATGGTCATCCCATTGCATCAAGATCTTCTACTGCGCCCGTTGCACCGTCTACAGGGTCTACTCAAATTCGTGAAGAGAGCGCAATACTCTTGCTAGTAGATGCATTCGTAGATGCAGCAACAGTGCCGGGTGGATCAAAAGAGGAGAGGAAACGGAAAGGGGACCTCCACTTTTTGGCAAGCGTTTTTGCAAATATCACGGTA GCACCTGCAGGTCGACTCGCCTTACTCACATTGCATCCTGGATCATCTGAGTTTGCTTTGGCAAAACTCCTATCTTTTACAGAACATCCTGACACAATCCGTCGGGGCGGCGTTGCATCGACCCTCAA GAATTGTGCTTTCCACGCGCCTGCTCATATGGCAATGTTGAAGCCCGATGATGAGATGGTCACTGTCCCCCCGAGCAATGAAGCAGGGAAAGGCATGAATTTACTTTCTTTTCTACTTTTGCCCCTGGCTGGACCAGAAGAGTTTGACCTGGAG GATATGGATAAGCTCCCCGCATCTATCCAATTTCTTCCTGACACCAAAAAACGCGAACCGGATCGATTCATTCGGCTTACTCACATAGAAACCCTCTTGTTGCTTTGCACAACTCGCCCGGCCCGCGAATTTTTGCGCGTGAACGGGGTTTATGAAGTGGTTCAAAAAATGCATGAAACAGAGCAAGACACCTCG GTGATGGAACACATTGAACGATTAGTCAATTTATTAAAGCGAGACGAAGGCCCAGATACAGCCTTCGAAGAGGTCCCTGTGGAAGATATAGATACCAGGAAAGATTCATCAGATGCTGTGAAGGACTCAAACGATGATGATGAGATTGTAGAAATATAG
- a CDS encoding tetraspanin family protein, protein MPSRPEKKDARTCCCCIPIRAGVGILAWLYFLGGVAAVVLAVMILKQDTSDMETAIKALIIALGGLSAFLVVTSIFGIIATITQSPFLARIWSVMFQIWYYLQLALDIAVIALFFSKKLDTLIVECTSLAEKRRPKGSEIENCNRGRNRLSLYYTLSGVVRNVISYYFTRRVSSFTRHCTERVASHSLTAPTQMATLSGNGPTQLNSLNIQGGHQASVDSLRGEKAV, encoded by the exons ATGCCCAGCCGACCCGAAAAGAAAGACGCTCGAACGTGTTGTTGCTGTATTCCAAT CCGTGCAGGAGTTGGGATTCTCGCATGGCTATATTTCTTGGGCGGTGTTGCGGCGGTTGTATTGGCCGTTATGATCTTGAAGCAAGATACTTCCGACATGGAAACAGCTATTAAAGCATTGATTATTGCTCTTGGAGGACTAAGTGCGTTCCTGGTTGTGACTTCAATATTTGG AATTATTGCAACGATCACACAATCACCATTCCTGGCCCGTATTTGGTCTGTTATGTTCCAaatttggtactatctcCAGCTCGCACTCGACATCGCAGTCATTGCGCTTTTCTTTTCCAAGAAACTCGACACTCTCATTGTTGAATGCACATCACTCGCTGAGAAGCGTCGACCAAAGGGCTCCGAGATCGAAAACTGTAACCGCGGGAGGAATCGATTGAGTTTGTACTACACTCTGTCTGGGGTAGTGAGGAATGTAATCAGCTATT ACTTTACTCGCCGCGTTTCTAGTTTTACTCGCCATTGTACTGAACGTGTTGCCAGTCATAGCCTCACGGCACCGACTCAAATGGCTACTCTTTCTGGTAATGGACCTACCCAATTGAATAGTTTGAATATTCAAGGAGGACACCAAGCATCGGTTGACTCGCTTCGAGGCGAAAAGGCTGTTTGA
- a CDS encoding carbon-nitrogen hydrolase, with product MLLIVETSSLNQWALDFQGNYERIVESIRIAKERGATLRVGPELEIPGYGCLDHFLEGDTVLHSWEILGRIIESEVVRGILCDIGMPVVHKNVLYNCRIIVHDGKIVLIRPKMWLANDGNYRELRYFTPWQKHRQTEEHYLPRMIGAITGQVKVPFGDAVISTMDTCIGVELCEELFTPASPHILMGLDGVEIFTNSSGSHHELRKLYTRVELIKEATLKLGGIYLYANQQGCDGDRLYYDGCAMIAVNGRIVAQGSQFSLSDVEVVSATVDIEDVRAHRTRSSRSMQAAEAQRYPRIEVPMPLSGADDFTLLNTAAIQDFKVRYHTPEEEIALGPACWLWDYLRRSRTQGYFVPLSGGIDSCATAVIVYSMSRLVSEAANKGDTQVITDARRMCGEPEISTYTPTDPREFTNRIFHTCYMGTENSSSDTRQRAKALSEAIGSYHVDLNMDSLVTAIRNLFAVVTGHRPQFRAHGGSNAENLALQNIQARLRMVLAYLFAQLLPWVRGKMGGLLVLGSANVDESLRGYLTKYDCSSADINPIGGISKTDLKKFIRYAQDSFDLPILSSFLDAVPTAELEPITESYVQADEADMGMTYDELSVFGRLRKVEKCGPYSMFCKLIQEWGSMLSPTQVRMFSPFRSSPVNESWQQIADKVKLFFFEHARNRHKMTTLTPSYHAESYSPDDNRFDLRPFLYNARFPFQFAKIDDIAKKILDRSTAQDEVRKED from the exons ATGCTTCTCATAGTTG AAACCAGTTCCTTGAATCAATGGGCTCTGGACTTTCAA GGGAACTACGAGCGTATTGTGGAAAGTATTCGCATAGCAAAGGAGCGAGGCGCCACCCTAAGAGTCGGTCCCGAGCTTGAAATTCC GGGATATGGGTGCTTGGATCATTTTCTGGAAG GTGATACTGTCCTTCATTCATGGGAGATCCTCGGACGGATTATTGAGTCTGAGGTCGTGAGAGGGATACTATGTGACATTGGAAT GCCTGTTGTTCATAAGAACGTGTTGTACAACTGCCGCATTATTGTGCACGATGGAAAAATCGTTTTGATACGACCCAAGATGTGGCTGGCAAACGATGGAAACTACAGGGAGCTTCGATATTTCACTCCGTGGCAGAAGCATAGGCAAACTGAAGAGCACTACCTTCCTAGAATGATCGGGGCAATCACTGGTCAG GTCAAAGTCCCATTTGGAGACGCAGTAATCAGCACCATGGACACATGCATTGGAGTTGAACTTTGCGAAGAATTGTTTACTCCCGCGAG CCCGCATATACTTATGGGATTGGATGGCGTAGAGATATTCACTAACTCTAGTGGTAGTCATCACGAGTTGCGTAAGCTCTATACGCGAGTTGAACTCATCAAAGAGGCTACCCTGAAA TTAGGTGGAATCTACTTATATGCCAATCAACAAGGATGCGATGGTGACCGACTGTACTACGATGGGTGTGCTATGATAGCCGTTAATGGCCGAATCGTAGCACAAGGATCTCAGTTTTCTCTTTCGGACGTAGAAGTAGTTAGCGCTACCGTGGACATCGAGGATGTCCGAGCTCACAGAACCCGCAGCAGTCGTAGCATGCAGGCTGCAGAGGCCCAACGTTATCCTCGCATCGAGGTTCCCATGCCACTCTCTGGGGCTGATGATTTCACTCTCCTAAACACCGCCGCTATCCAGGATTTCAAAGTTCGATACCACACTCCTGAAGAAGAAATTGC CCTGGGACCGGCATGTTGGCTTTGGGACTACCTACGAAGATCACGAACCCAGGGATACTTTGTTCCTCTGAGCGGAGGGATCGATAGCTGTGCTACTGCCGTTATTGTATATTCGATGAGCCGTCTAGTTTCCGAGGCCGCCAATAAAGGAG ATACCCAGGTCATCACTGATGCACGTAGGATGTGCGGTGAGCCAGAAATATCAACGTACACTCCAACAGATCCTCGTGAATTCACTAATCGTATATTCCACACGTGTTATATGGGGACGGAGAACTCCAGCAGTGATACTCGACAACGTGCTAAAGCATTAAGCGAAGCCATAGGAAG TTATCATGTGGATTTGAACATGGACAGTCTTGTCACGGCTATCAGAAACTTGTTTGCGGTAGTAACAGGTCATCGCCCGCAGTTCCGTGCGCATGGGGGCTCGAATGCTGAAAACTTGGCCCTACAAAACATACAG GCACGATTGCGTATGGTGCTCGCTTATCTTTTCGCACAGCTCTTGCCCTGGGTTCGCGGCAAGATGGGTGGCTTGCTCGTATTAGGAAGCGCGAACGTGGATGAGAG TCTTCGGGGTTACCTTACCAAGTATGATTGTTCATCGG CCGACATAAATCCCATCGGTGGCATTAGTAAAACAGATCTGAAGAAGTTCATCCGCTACGCCCAGGATAGTTTTGACTTGCCGATTCTCAGCAG TTTCCTTGATGCAGTTCCCACAGCTGAGCTGGAACCAATCACTGAAAGTTACGTTCAGGCCGATGAG GCGGACATGGGCATGACATACGACGAGCTCTCTGTCTTTGGGAGGTTACGAAAGGTCGAGAAATGCGGCCCGTATAGCATGTTCTGCAAGTTAATTCAAGAGTGGGGTAGCATGCTCTCCCCCACACAGGTTCGGATGTTCTCGCCCTTTCGGAGCTCGCCTGTTAACGAAAGCTGGCAACAGATCGCCGACAAAGTCAAGCTATTCTTTTTTGAACATGCTCGCAATCGACACAAGATGACGACCCTCACTCCATCTTACCATGCG GAGTCGTACAGTCCCGATGATAACC GATTTGACCTCCGGCCATTCCTTTACAATGCGCGATTCCCGTTTCAGTTTGCGAAAATTGACGATATTGCAAAGAAGATTCTAGATAGATCTACAGCACAAGATGAAGTACGGAAAGAAGACTGA
- a CDS encoding SPT20 domain-containing protein, with protein MRSSAQPVTVMTTRLDDNEKTFHGAVLSSFTSVALHPFPLVAFAIRKPSRMADALHANRLAQPSSMHGIINILSEHQSEISKIFSRPDLYPHPFDSISYGIHEGTSILEETIGALSCSVITSLPMTSEVLSTFGLSLAKSDETIDLSSLSSELFLARVIQVLSPQGNPSPPRKPLVYYQGSYTSIL; from the coding sequence ATGCGGTCTTCGGCGCAACCTGTTACGGTCATGACTACTCGCCTTGACGACAACGAGAAGACATTCCATGGTGCGGTGCTCTCATCCTTCACGTCGGTTGCACTGCATCCATTTCCTCTGGTTGCGTTTGCGATTCGAAAGCCTTCACGCATGGCCGATGCACTTCACGCCAACAGACTAGCCCAACCTAGTTCTATGCACGGTATAATCAATATCTTGTCAGAACATCAATCCGAGATATCGAAAATATTCTCGCGTCCCGACCTATACCCTCACCCCTTCGATTCCATTTCATACGGCATCCATGAGGGTACGTCCATTCTAGAGGAAACTATTGGAGCGCTCTCCTGCTCTGTCATCACCTCCTTGCCTATGACCAGTGAAGTTCTGAGCACTTTTGGGCTATCCCTTGCCAAGTCGGATGAAACCATCGATCTGTCAAGCTTATCTTCCGAGTTATTCCTCGCTCGAGTCATTCAGGTTCTCTCGCCCCAGGGCAATCCAAGCCCACCACGAAAGCCACTTGTGTACTACCAAGGCAGTTATACATCCATCCTGTAG
- a CDS encoding phosphoribosylaminoimidazolecarboxamide formyltransferase / IMP cyclohydrolase, which translates to MAQHTALLSVYDKSNLLDLARGLKESGVRLLGSGGTAKQIREAGIEISDVSDITKAPEMLGGRVKTLHPAVHGGPWKQQLRVLESHRLIRHLGTTIPSDQADLTAQSISPISIVVCNLYPFEATIAKPDCTLANAVEEIDIGGVTLLRAAAKNHERSGGGIISPSLRNKFALKAFEMTSAYDLAISSYFREQYASSHLPQEQLAGEVQRMPLRYGANPHQKPAQAFVTSGKLPFKALAGSPGYINLLDALNAYALVSELQEALQLPAAASFKHVSPAGAAVGLELNDVEKIVYGVDDLKEPLTPLACAYARARGADRMSSFGDFIALSAPCDLATAKIISREVSDGVIAPGYSEEALEVLKKKKAGKYCVLEIDPTYNPGKLETRQVFGVSLQQNRNDAKITAELFSNIVSANKDLPREAVVDLIVATLALKYTQSNSVAYALRGSIIGLGAGQQSRIHCTRLAGGKADNWWLRHHTRVLELPFKKGVKRAEKANAIDLFVGGEELEGGEKAQWESLFETVPAPLTAEERRSHATKLDGVSGVKYLAAPGGSVMDAECIKAADEHGIMSTISVPEHLWEALAPLTKLEIEPSELQTLLREHIKPTIEETSAEIPYDLITGIARWAGSEKGKDTLKAEGLDPISYSLIPLLAGTTFAPSSKPPPPPPPEYDSSEDRRAITALINGLFSVVGVGFAAWWAAGSVHWRNETRVLLALAASIVVAITEGVLYLIWSSHAEKRKAQQKRWKASEAKSKTAREEKVSENEGEVKLQDEAQPNVVRRKGYEYGEEDASVDLQE; encoded by the exons ATGGCTCAGCACACAG CATTGCTATCCGTGTACGATAAATCGAATCTTTTGGATCTAGCGAGGGGTCTCAAAGAGAGTGGAGTTCGCCTTCTGGGATCCGGGGGAACAGCGAAGCAGATCAGAGAGGCCGGAATTGAGATAAG CGATGTCTCAGACATTACAAAAGCTCCAGAGATGTTGGGAGGGCGCGTTAAAACGCTCCATCCGGCGGTCCACGGAGGTCCGTGGAAACAACAACTCAGAGTTCTTGAATCTCACAGACTTATTAGGCATCTTGGCACGACCATTCCATCTGACCAAGCGGACTTGACTGCACAATCAATTTCGCCGATTTCTATCGTTGTATGCAACTTATACCCTTTCGAAGCCACTATTGCGAAGCCGGACTGCACTCTTGCAAACGCAGTCGAGGAGATCGATATCGGCGGCGTTACCTTACTACGGGCTGCTGCCAAAAATCACGAGCG ATCTGGGGGTGGCATTATTTCGCCCTCTCTGCGGAACAAGTTTGCACTTAAAGCATTCGAAATGACTTCAGCCTATGATTTGGCCATTTCTAGTTACTTCCGTGAACAGTACGCGTCCTCGCATTTACCTCAAGAACAGCTCGCTGGAGAAGTACAACGGATGCCCCTCCGATATGGGGCCAACCCTCATCAGAAACCCGCCCAGGCATTCGTTACGAGTGGTAAACTCCCTTTCAAGG CGTTGGCTGGATCACCGGGATACATCAACCTACTCGACGCCCTTAATGCATATGCGCTGGTTTCAGAACTCCAAGAAGCCCTACAACTCCCTGCTGCAGCCTCTTTCAAGCATGTGTCACCCGCTGGAGCCGCGGTAGGCCTTGAACTAAACGATGTCGAAAAAATTGTATATGGCGTGGACGATCTTAAGGAGCCATTGACCCCCTTGGCTTGCGCATATGCTCGCGCTAGGG GTGCCGATCGTATGTCTTCATTCGGCGACTTTATCGCGTTATCAGCCCCTTGCGATCTCGCGACTGCCAAAATCATTTCCCGCGAGGTCTCTGATGGTGTGATCGCGCCGGGATACAGTGAAGAAGCGCTCGAAGTattgaagaagaagaaagccGGAAAGTATTGCGTTCTAGAG ATTGACCCGACCTACAACCCCGGGAAACTAGAAACTCGACAAGTCTTTGGAGTTTCACTACAACAGAATCGCAACGATGCCAAAATTACTGCGGAACTTTTTAGCAACATTGTTAGCGCAAACAAGGAT CTGCCGAGAGAAGCGGTGGTTGACCTCATTGTTGCTACGCTAGCTTTAAAGTACACTCAGTCCAACAGTGTGGCCTATGCGTTGAGGGGGTCCATCATTGGTCTTGGTGCAGGTCAACAATCACGCATACATTGCACTCGTCTTGCAGGTGGGAAGGCCGATAACTGGTGGCTTCGACACCACACTAGGGTCCTCGAGCTGCCCTTCAAAAAGGGAGTCAAGCGGGCCGAGAAAGCTAATGCGATTGACTTGTTTGTTGGAGGTGAAGAGCTCGAAGGGGGTGAAAAAGCACAATGGGAATCTCTTTTCGAAACCGTTCCCGCACCACTTACCGCCGAGGAGCGTCGTTCACATGCCACTAAACTAGATGGTGTG AGCGGCGTGAAGTACCTTGCTGCTCCTGGAGGAAGTGTTATGGATGCCGAATGCATCAAGGCTGCCGATGAGCACGGAATC ATGTCCACTATATCTGTCCCTGAGCATTTATGGGAGGCCTTAGCACCACTCACCAAACTTGAAATCGAGCCTTCTGAACTCCAGACGCTACTACGAGAACATATCAAACCCACGATAGAGGAGACTTCAGCTGAAATACCATATGATCTGATTACAGGGATAGCGAGATGGGCTGGTTCAGAGAAAGGGAAGGATACACTAAAGGCAGAAGGCCTCG ATCCAATTTCTTACTCACTTATACCATTACTGGCGGGAACAACTTTTGCTCCATCATCAAAACCGCCCCCGCCCCCGCCTCCTGAATACGATTCTTCTGAAGACAGGCGTGCCATTACCGCTCTAATTAATGGTCTATTTAGTGTCGTTGGTGTAGGTTTTGCCGCGTGGTGGGCCGCAGGTAGTGTACATTGGAGAAACGAAACG AGGGTGCTGCTAGCTTTAGCCGCCTCCATCGTAGTTGCTATCACAGAAGGGGTGTTGTATCTTATCTGGAGCTCACACGCCGAAAAACGAAAAGCACAGCAAAAACGGTGGAAAGCCTCCGAGGCAAAATCCAAGACAGCCCGAGAGGAGAAGGTATCTGAGAATGAAGGAGAAGTCAAGCTTCAGGATGAAGCTCAGCCCAATGTAGTTCGAAGGAAGGGCTACGAGTATGGAGAGGAGGATGCATCCGTTGATTTGCAGGAATAG
- a CDS encoding AAA family ATPase, with product MDERKKTALIAYRNKMRDHDKMSENLKKLRFTGKDLEKEFAKTEEDIKAIQSVGQIIGEVLKQLDDEKFIVKASSGPRYVVSFRPTLPVSKLKAGTRVSLDMTTLTIMRILPREVDPLVYNMSLEDPGGASFAGIGGLGEQVRELREVIELPLMNPELFLRVGINPPKGVLLYGPPGTGKTLLARAVAATLSTNFLKVVSSAIVDKYIGESARLVREMFGYAKEHEPCIIFMDEIDAIGGRRFSEGTSADREIQRTLMELLNQMDGFDTLGKTKLIMATNRPDTLDPALLRPGRLDRKIEIPLPNEQARLEILKIHAAPVNKSGEIDYEAIVKLSDGFNGADLRNVVTEAGMFAIRDDREYVTQEDLTKAARKVSDAKKHETKMEYTAQ from the exons ATGGATGAACGAAAGAAGACTGCTCTCATTGCTTACCGCAAT AAAATGCGGGACCATGACAAGATGAGCGAGAACTTAAAGAAAC TTAGGTTTACTGGCAAGGATCTGGAGAAAGAATTCGCCAAGACTGAGGAGGACATCAAGGCGATCCAATCCGTGGGCCAAATCATCGGCGAAGTGTTGAAGCAACTGGATGATGAAAAAT TCATTGTTAAAGCATCTTCTGGTCCACGATACGTTGTTTCTTTCCGGCCTACATTGCCCGTGTCCAAACTGAAGGCTGGTACCCGAGTCAGCCTCGATATGACGACCTTAACAATAATGCGGATACTTCCACGTGAAGTCGATCCGCTAGTCTATAACATGAGCCTTGAGGACCCAGGAGGAGCGTCTTTTGCTGGTATCGGTGGTTTGGGCGAACAAGTCCGGGAGCTACGAGAG GTCATCGAGCTTCCTCTTATGAACCCCGAACTTTTCCTTCGTGTGGGCATTAACCCCCCCAAGGGAGTACTTTTATACGGTCCCCCCGGAACTGGAAAGACGCTGCTTGCACGAGCTGTCGCAGCAACCCTGAGCACCAACTTCCTCAAGGTCGTCTCTTCAGCAATCGTTGACAAATACATTGGTGAATCAGCACGCCTAGTACGGGAAATGTTTGGTTATGCGAAAGAGCATGAACCTTGTATTATCTTCATGGACGAGATCGATGCGATTGGTGGTCGACGCTTCTCCGAAGGAACCAGTGCCGATCGTGAGATTCAGCGCACGCTTATGGAACTGCTGAATCAGATGGACGGCTTCGATACATTGGGCAAGACGAAGCTTATTATGGCTACCAACCGTCCGGATACGTTGGATCCTGCACTGCTGCGTCCAGGTCGCTTGGACAGAAAGATCGAAATCCCTCTGCCAAACGAACAAGCACGTCTTGAGATTTTGAAAATTCATGCGGCTCCGGTAAACAAGAGTGGCGAAATTGATTATGAGGCTATCGTCAAG CTCTCTGACGGCTTTAACGGTGCTGATTTGCGTAATGTGGTGACAGAGGCGGGCATGTTTGCAATCCGGGACGATCG GGAGTATGTTACCCAAGAAGATCTAACGAAGGCTGCAAGAAAGGTTTCGGACGCAAAGAAACACGAAA CCAAAATGGAGTACACCGCGCAATAA
- a CDS encoding exocyst complex component Sec6, with protein MQSAAQAVGEVLQSPDDLLKIAAFRNKLEKEKASIDAKLKSGVREQLAATADGIQKLHHTRNTLQGIKDEMSSINRKCSDPRNEVPTFDQISRVSVVHRNFSQTEEMVNNLLSMHAKIDLVEEMLMVDRQDILGPAPNLLAVHYQLNQLEAFRNQTTHQAKSADADARKTLGRHFERLNRLSKAFDEYIFELGSNVLPIVRNRNPGVIVRLIKICEIEGREDEKAIAIKLVKKAANLDAASKFKSMLANARVFKHYRSEVMKRIRQSIQQGFAEKQQAEQGDTIAYIDALSNWMLVDLIQVFDEVVPCFPQDYEIWALFVKNYHKFLDESIQAIVASNPEASVILRLYAFVKREYKQHLKKLQAELEIEIPPEWLQPPLLGGKEQELIDDYVKLIVSRLDTLTTNLMTSEIEEFTRREQPPEIDPEGLYGMKGPVDFFQMVNQYTDAAVESGQGAVLASVVGESARVMTGLQAQWTKLLESEHRRLVEKPEEAPGGFAEYVIALANDQIKSANYAETLSTRLEERVSEKYAKMIAEKLDDAINGYLDVAKKCTQVLIELIFNDLKPATKKLFAAPDWYEGVMSQILLTIRDYTDDYQNYLNPSIFEILVEDLIDTFLSTYLTALRRTTKLRMPAAGDRLREDIADAFDLFKTYKSSQELDANFDVMDQVLSLLTASQGMVFLSFWPFAQQHGPNLAFVEALMKARDDLDRSAVSEIMESCRRKVKDEQLTDPSLMFALSPAEKPTIMKKVAAQSVLAMFLQR; from the exons ATGCAGTCTGCTGCCCAAGCTGTCGGAGAAGTACTTCAATCTCCTGATGATCTTCTAAAAATCGCTGCGTTTCGAAATAAATtagagaaagaaaaggcgTCCATAGATGCAAAACTCAAGAGTGGTGTGCGGGAACAGCTTGCTGCCACCGCGGATGGGATACAAAAGCTTCACCATACGCGCAATACCTTACAAGGAATCAAGGATGAGATGAGTAGTATTAATAGGAAGTGCAGTGATCCCCGTAACGAGGTCCCAACGTTCGACCAAATTAGTAGG GTATCTGTAGTGCATCGAAACTTCTCGCAGACCGAGGAAATGGTTAACAACCTCCTAAGCATGCACGCGAAGATTGATCTCGTCGAGGAAATGCTCATGGTTGATCGTCAAGACATCCTTGGTCCTGCTCCAAACCTACTGGCGGTACATTATCAACTCAATCAACTCGAGGCATTCCGAAATCAAACCACACACCAAGCTAAATCTGCAGATGCAGATGCAAGGAAGACCCTTGGTCGCCATTTCGAGCGATTGAATAGGCTATCCAAAGCGTTTGACGAGTACATTTTTGAGCTGGGTTCGAACGTTCTCCCAATTGTACGAAACCGGAATCCTGGGGTTATCGTTCGTCTCATTAAGATATGCGAAATTGAAGGTCGAGAGGACGAAAAG GCAATTGCAATCAAACTAGTAAAGAAAGCAGCAAATCTCGATGCTGCTTCCAAGTTCAAATCCATGCTAGCGAATGCCCGTGTTTTCAAACACTACCGTTCCGAAGTGATGAAACGCATCCGGCAGTCCATTCAACAAGGTTTTGCGGAGAAGCAACAAGCAGAACAAGGAGATACTATCGCATATATCGACGCTCTCTCCAATTGGATGTTAGTCGATTTGATTCAAGTGTTCGATGAAGTTGTCCCGTGTTTCCCCCAAGACTATGAAATTTGGGCACTTTTTGTCAAGAACTACCACAAATTCTTGGATGAATCGATACAGGCAATTGTCGCGTCGAACCCTGAAGCCAGCGTTATCCTTCGACTCTATGCATTTGTCAAAAGGGAGTACAAGCAGCACCTCAAGAAACTCCAAGCTGAATTAGAAATTGAGATACCTCCGGAATGGCTCCAACCTCCCCTTCTTGGCGGCAAGGAACAGGAGCTTATTGATGACTACGTTAAACTCATCGTCTCACGCTTGGATACCCTCACCACGAATCTGATGACCTCTGAAATCGAGGAATTCACTCGCCGCGAGCAACCACCAGAGATTGATCCAGAAGGATTGTACGGTATGAAAGGGCCTGTCGACTTCTTCCAGATGGTTAATCAATATACCGACGCTGCTGTGGAGAGTGGGCAGGGGGCAGTACTAGCCAGTGTCGTCGGCGAGTCTGCTCGCGTGATGACCGGACTCCAGGCACAATGGACAAAACTTCTTGAATCGGAGCATCGGCGCCTCGTCGAAAAGCCAGAAGAAGCTCCGGGAGGGTTTGCCGAATATGTGATTGCCCTTGCAAACGACCAAATCAAGTCTGCAAACTACGCAGAAACCCTTTCAACCCGCCTTGAGGAGCGAGTATCCGAGAAGTACGCCAAGATGATAGCCGAGAAACTTGACGACGCGATCAATGGGTATCTTGATGTTGCAAAAAAATGCACCCAAGTACTCATTGAGCTCATTTTCAACGACCTCAAGCCGGCCACCAAAAAACTCTTTGCAGCCCCCGATTGGTATGAGGGCGTTATGTCACAAATACTTCTCACTATTCGCGACTATACAGACGACTACCAAAACTATCtcaacccttccattttcgAAATCCTCGTAGAGGATCTTATCGATACGTTCTTGTCAACCTACCTCACCGCCCTTCGCCGAACAACGAAGTTGCGTATGCCAGCAGCAGGAGACAGGTTACGAGAAGATATAGCTGATGCATTTGACTTGTTCAAGACGTACAAATCTTCGCAAGAGCTCGATGCAAACTTCGATGTCATGGACCAAGTACTTTCGTTACTGACTGCATCACAGGGGATGGTTTTCCTATCTTTTTGGCCATTTGCGCAACAACATGGTCCAAACCTGGCTTTCGTCGAGGCACTGATGAAAGCTCGTGATGACCTAGATCGCTCGGCGGTCTCAGAGATCATGGAAAGCTGTCGTCGCAAAGTGAAGGACGAACAACTCACAGACC CGTCGCTCATGTTTGCCCTCTCTCCAGCCGAGAAACCCACCATTATGAAAAAGGTGGCCGCGCAATCAGTACTG GCCATGTTCCTCCAACGATAA